The following proteins are encoded in a genomic region of Cyclonatronum proteinivorum:
- a CDS encoding class I SAM-dependent methyltransferase, whose product MNPILYFIRDIRKTGAVAPSSKYLCSDMVRFLSEKVQQSSRPLRILELGPGTGTLTKAILRVIRPQDSLDLVEINPHFCRMLRREFRHPNMQVHYADLLEFNPEEKFDYIFSSIPYESIPEEVSKGMWEQKLKLCKPGGLISYYKYVNFNHFRCKFEKELVETCSIDRSFVIRNFPPAQLFTLRIGKEPEAAPAPVKLARKKNSKPRFMLTA is encoded by the coding sequence TTGAATCCGATTCTGTACTTCATTCGGGACATCAGAAAAACAGGCGCGGTTGCGCCAAGCTCGAAATACTTATGCAGCGACATGGTTCGCTTTCTTTCAGAAAAAGTACAGCAATCTTCCAGGCCCCTTCGGATTCTTGAACTCGGACCCGGCACCGGCACGCTTACAAAAGCTATTCTCCGCGTGATTCGCCCGCAGGATTCACTCGATCTCGTGGAAATCAACCCGCACTTTTGCCGTATGCTTCGCCGGGAGTTCCGGCACCCAAACATGCAGGTACACTATGCCGACCTTTTGGAATTCAACCCTGAAGAAAAATTCGACTACATTTTTTCAAGTATTCCCTACGAGAGTATTCCGGAAGAAGTAAGCAAAGGCATGTGGGAGCAAAAACTGAAGCTATGCAAACCCGGTGGCCTTATCTCTTATTACAAGTACGTGAACTTCAATCACTTCCGCTGTAAGTTCGAAAAGGAGCTTGTTGAAACCTGTAGTATTGACCGCTCCTTTGTGATTCGCAATTTCCCGCCTGCACAGCTGTTCACGCTTCGGATTGGAAAAGAACCAGAAGCCGCTCCTGCACCGGTCAAGCTTGCCCGGAAGAAAAACAGCAAACCCCGCTTTATGCTCACTGCCTGA
- a CDS encoding M48 family metallopeptidase codes for MKHKDKLTGVVRFERRRNQKHIRIRVKPNEVIVSGPSRVSDGELQGFLDEKRDWVQENLHKLNARKEQVKSLNRFDEGFLLYDGEWVPVDIIQNAPQTRFELEKGRFKIEISKYEKPGVSLYTWLYSNWAVQHIGKRLIAKAKEFNFSFHKVTIRSQRTKWGSCSSKGNINLNWRLIKCPRFVQDYIYVHELCHLRHMNHSPEFWALVDSLYPRRHEAERWLKQNGPVAFQNP; via the coding sequence ATGAAGCACAAAGATAAACTTACCGGAGTCGTACGCTTTGAGCGGCGCCGCAATCAGAAACATATCCGTATTCGGGTAAAGCCGAACGAGGTCATTGTTTCGGGTCCATCCCGCGTGAGCGACGGGGAGCTGCAAGGCTTTTTGGATGAAAAACGGGATTGGGTACAGGAAAACCTTCACAAACTGAACGCACGAAAGGAGCAAGTAAAATCGCTGAACCGCTTTGATGAAGGCTTTTTGCTCTATGATGGGGAGTGGGTACCGGTGGATATCATCCAAAATGCCCCGCAAACCCGCTTTGAACTGGAGAAGGGTCGCTTCAAAATAGAAATCAGTAAATATGAGAAGCCCGGTGTAAGTCTCTATACCTGGCTGTATTCAAACTGGGCCGTGCAACACATTGGCAAAAGGCTTATCGCGAAAGCAAAGGAATTCAATTTCAGCTTTCACAAAGTGACCATTCGGAGTCAGCGGACCAAGTGGGGAAGCTGTTCTTCCAAGGGTAACATCAATCTGAACTGGCGCCTGATCAAGTGCCCGCGTTTTGTACAGGACTACATTTACGTGCACGAGCTGTGCCATCTGCGGCACATGAACCACAGTCCGGAGTTTTGGGCGTTGGTTGATTCACTGTATCCACGGCGGCATGAAGCGGAGCGCTGGCTGAAGCAAAACGGACCTGTTGCGTTTCAAAATCCCTGA